One Pongo pygmaeus isolate AG05252 chromosome 10, NHGRI_mPonPyg2-v2.0_pri, whole genome shotgun sequence genomic window carries:
- the SPX gene encoding spexin isoform X1, with amino-acid sequence MKGLRSLAATTLALFLVFVFLGNSSCAPQRLLERRNWTPQAMLYLKGAQGRRFISDQSRRKDLSDRPLPERRSPNPRLLTIPEAATILLASLQKSPEDEEKNFDQTRFLEDSLLNW; translated from the exons ATGAAG GGACTCAGAAGTCTGGCAGCAACAACCTTGGCTCTTTTCCTGGTGTTTGTTTTCCTGGGAAACTCCAGCTGCGCTCCACAG AGACTGTTGGAGAGAAGGAATTGGACTCCTCAAGCTATGCTCTACCTGAAAGGGGCAC AGGGTCGCCGCTTCATCTCCGACCAGAGCCGGAGAAAGGACCTCTCCGACCGGCCACTGCCGG AGAGACGAAGCCCAAATCCGCGACTACTAACTATTCCAGAGGCAGCAACCATCTTACTGGCGTCCCTTCAGAAATCACCAGAAG atgaagaaaaaaactttGATCAAACCAGATTCCTGGAAGACAGTCTGCTTAACTGGTGA
- the SPX gene encoding spexin isoform X2, with the protein MKGLRSLAATTLALFLVFVFLGNSSCAPQRLLERRNWTPQAMLYLKGAQRRSPNPRLLTIPEAATILLASLQKSPEDEEKNFDQTRFLEDSLLNW; encoded by the exons ATGAAG GGACTCAGAAGTCTGGCAGCAACAACCTTGGCTCTTTTCCTGGTGTTTGTTTTCCTGGGAAACTCCAGCTGCGCTCCACAG AGACTGTTGGAGAGAAGGAATTGGACTCCTCAAGCTATGCTCTACCTGAAAGGGGCAC AGAGACGAAGCCCAAATCCGCGACTACTAACTATTCCAGAGGCAGCAACCATCTTACTGGCGTCCCTTCAGAAATCACCAGAAG atgaagaaaaaaactttGATCAAACCAGATTCCTGGAAGACAGTCTGCTTAACTGGTGA